A window of the Rhodopirellula bahusiensis genome harbors these coding sequences:
- a CDS encoding DUF1559 domain-containing protein translates to MQRTHRTRSGFTLVELLVVIAIIGVLVGLLLPAVQAAREAARRMSCSNNFKQIGLAIHNYHSAFNQVPTNGTGTKREIGMSDATNQSNRLFLSWLVPVLPYIEQQGLWEQISNPSTNVTPGQTLPGSVNGAWPAMGACPWQTRYVPWVTQVPAYRCPSDTGAAQGPGQLARSNYACSVGDAVDRGHNGGVNDYGYFGNQNNRDENWAVTRARAAQRGFFWNRNKTQFRDVLDGLSNTIAAGEVVTSGGKREINADFVRNITAMANPNNTILIPARCASGAHIDPTRPQFYDPSATVSGSLSQAKHARWADSRPYYTAFHTILAPNGANCVHSNNDGNHSGVISTAGSRHAGGAHVLMGDGAVKFITDSIDTGNLEASTVCRNGPGLPPGSQSPYGVWGALGTRDVKEVVDIEL, encoded by the coding sequence ATGCAAAGAACTCATCGCACACGATCAGGTTTCACACTGGTGGAACTTTTGGTCGTCATCGCCATCATTGGCGTCCTCGTCGGTCTCTTGCTGCCTGCTGTTCAGGCCGCTCGAGAGGCAGCACGGCGTATGTCGTGCAGTAATAATTTCAAGCAAATCGGGCTTGCGATTCACAACTACCACAGTGCCTTCAACCAAGTTCCAACAAACGGAACTGGCACGAAGCGTGAAATCGGCATGTCCGATGCCACGAACCAGAGCAATCGCCTTTTCCTGAGTTGGCTTGTTCCTGTTCTGCCCTACATCGAACAGCAAGGATTGTGGGAGCAGATCTCAAACCCCAGCACGAATGTCACACCAGGGCAAACTTTGCCTGGTAGCGTGAATGGTGCTTGGCCAGCGATGGGTGCATGCCCATGGCAAACTCGGTACGTCCCTTGGGTCACTCAGGTGCCTGCCTATCGTTGCCCCAGTGACACGGGAGCAGCCCAAGGTCCTGGTCAACTCGCACGTTCGAACTACGCATGTTCGGTTGGTGATGCAGTGGACCGCGGTCATAATGGTGGCGTCAACGATTACGGATACTTCGGCAATCAAAACAACCGTGATGAAAACTGGGCCGTGACTCGTGCACGTGCTGCACAACGTGGTTTCTTTTGGAATCGTAACAAGACCCAATTCCGCGACGTCTTGGATGGTCTGTCCAATACAATCGCCGCTGGTGAAGTTGTCACTTCGGGTGGCAAGAGAGAAATCAATGCAGACTTTGTTCGAAACATCACCGCGATGGCGAATCCGAACAACACGATCCTGATCCCAGCTCGTTGTGCGTCTGGTGCTCACATCGATCCGACACGTCCACAGTTCTACGACCCAAGTGCAACCGTCAGCGGAAGCTTGTCGCAAGCCAAGCACGCTCGCTGGGCTGATTCGCGACCGTACTACACGGCGTTCCATACCATCCTAGCGCCAAACGGTGCCAACTGCGTTCACTCCAACAACGATGGCAACCACTCTGGGGTGATCTCGACTGCCGGCAGTCGTCACGCTGGTGGTGCTCACGTGCTGATGGGTGACGGTGCGGTGAAGTTCATCACGGACAGCATCGACACGGGCAACCTGGAGGCAAGCACCGTCTGCCGAAATGGACCTGGACTTCCACCTGGATCGCAGAGTCCATACGGAGTCTGGGGTGCCCTCGGAACACGTGACGTCAAAGAAGTCGTTGACATCGAACTTTAA
- a CDS encoding SGNH/GDSL hydrolase family protein, whose translation MNQNRVRLSLKKRIAFSAFVTLSFFCVAEISFRAMEIFWPPRHVDFGLGFNDDSRIFIDSKIHPGYMETDPAKRVSFVKQRFLREKPADVFRVVALGGSSVNYLEPEFEQLERQLSSESKQIEIINCGGLAYGSHRLVLVMREMLEYQPDLMLLYTGHNEFEEVEQLSLSGVDKLSFERTISHSAIIRFLRDRRADYEVDRLEKEHNQRLLAREEPVSDSNFARAWSHDFGEQDVQERMQSFEHNLKLILTTTKNQQIPVIMGTVSSNLLQPYLPREAAARYQRVYELWKDGKKDEGLQLAKQILAETTGRHQCSELENNILKNLADEYSLPIVDVESMIANAEPHGIPGETLFDDHCHLNDAGRAIWISGYAPEIQDAIQSTLSTP comes from the coding sequence ATGAATCAAAATCGAGTCCGGCTCAGCCTGAAGAAGCGGATCGCTTTCAGCGCCTTTGTCACCCTGTCATTCTTTTGCGTCGCCGAAATCAGTTTCCGTGCGATGGAGATCTTTTGGCCGCCGCGCCATGTCGATTTCGGACTCGGGTTCAACGACGACAGCCGCATTTTCATCGATTCGAAGATCCACCCGGGTTACATGGAAACCGATCCGGCCAAGCGTGTCAGCTTTGTGAAACAACGGTTCCTTCGTGAAAAGCCAGCGGACGTTTTTCGGGTCGTGGCTCTGGGTGGTTCGTCGGTGAATTACCTCGAGCCTGAATTCGAGCAATTGGAACGTCAACTCAGCAGCGAATCCAAACAGATCGAGATCATCAACTGCGGCGGCTTGGCCTACGGAAGTCATCGGTTGGTGTTGGTCATGCGTGAGATGCTGGAGTACCAACCCGACCTGATGCTTCTTTACACGGGTCACAACGAATTCGAGGAGGTTGAACAGCTCTCGCTTTCCGGCGTGGACAAACTGTCATTCGAACGAACGATCAGCCACTCAGCGATCATCAGGTTCCTTCGCGATCGTCGAGCCGACTACGAAGTCGACCGTCTCGAGAAAGAACACAACCAACGACTGCTGGCCCGCGAGGAACCAGTCAGCGATTCCAACTTTGCCCGAGCCTGGTCACATGATTTTGGTGAGCAAGATGTGCAAGAACGCATGCAGAGCTTCGAACACAACCTGAAATTGATTCTGACGACAACGAAGAACCAGCAGATCCCAGTCATCATGGGCACCGTTTCATCCAACTTGCTTCAGCCCTACTTACCTCGCGAAGCGGCGGCGAGATATCAACGGGTGTACGAACTCTGGAAAGACGGAAAGAAGGACGAAGGTCTTCAGCTTGCAAAGCAGATCTTGGCCGAAACGACAGGCCGGCATCAATGCAGCGAGTTAGAAAACAACATCCTAAAAAATCTGGCCGACGAGTATTCGCTGCCTATCGTCGATGTTGAATCAATGATCGCCAACGCGGAACCACATGGCATTCCTGGCGAAACACTCTTTGATGATCACTGCCATCTCAATGATGCGGGCCGAGCCATTTGGATATCGGGTTATGCACCGGAGATCCAGGATGCAATCCAATCAACATTGAGCACACCCTAA
- a CDS encoding tetratricopeptide repeat protein translates to MLQTSEVPTLIELLGDAKGYFDWAIRISDGDWYGSETFYQAPLYPYFLAVLIAVFGPSITLIRVVQMLLGVAGVALIGSSGRKLFSKKVGLVSAFMLAVYPPAIYYDGIIQKASLATFLLCVLVTACVYLQSNKSRRYAVFAGISLGLLVLTRENSLLWTPLIPLWILFGMDETRVRRWTLVGAFAGGLALIVVPVAARNASLGGEWSPTTFQAGPNFYIGNNLEASGIYIPLVAGHETPMHERADAQRLAEQAVGHELSSREVSQFWMSRAWKETRQAPGRWLQLMVAKTFMVFNRYEVPDVESMYVYREFSFALQLSRIWHFGILCPLGIWGLLVTRGDWRRLWLHYLLLLSMVAAVVLFFILGRYRNPVAILFVPFAAAGAVDLYQRFREQHWRSLGAAGLVLALSAALCNITVYDERSLQASCYMNMGIAASKAGDLPAGIRLLKKAIAEFPEMAEGYVNLGRAYMMSQQPGRAAQCFQNALILDPRLVGVHLQLGEAFEMSGMRQQAIEQYQRALALDPTDFRASEALNRPR, encoded by the coding sequence GTGCTGCAGACATCTGAAGTCCCGACGCTGATTGAATTGCTTGGCGATGCCAAAGGCTATTTTGACTGGGCGATTCGCATCAGCGACGGCGACTGGTATGGGTCGGAAACCTTTTATCAGGCACCACTGTACCCATACTTTCTTGCGGTTCTGATCGCAGTTTTCGGCCCGAGCATCACGCTGATCCGCGTCGTTCAGATGTTGCTCGGCGTTGCTGGCGTGGCCCTGATTGGCTCGTCAGGCCGCAAGCTGTTCTCAAAGAAAGTCGGATTGGTTTCGGCATTCATGCTGGCCGTTTACCCTCCCGCCATCTACTACGACGGCATCATCCAGAAGGCCTCCTTGGCAACTTTCCTGCTGTGCGTCTTGGTGACCGCATGCGTTTACCTTCAGAGCAACAAGAGTCGCCGATACGCTGTTTTCGCGGGCATTTCCTTGGGCCTGCTGGTACTGACGCGAGAAAATTCGTTGCTCTGGACGCCGCTGATTCCGCTTTGGATTCTATTCGGCATGGATGAAACCAGAGTGCGTCGATGGACGCTCGTCGGTGCTTTCGCAGGTGGACTCGCCTTGATCGTGGTGCCCGTCGCGGCGAGAAACGCGTCCTTGGGAGGCGAGTGGTCGCCGACGACATTCCAAGCGGGGCCGAATTTCTACATCGGCAATAATCTGGAAGCCAGCGGAATCTATATTCCGTTGGTGGCGGGTCACGAAACGCCGATGCACGAGCGTGCGGATGCACAGCGATTGGCGGAACAAGCGGTCGGTCACGAGCTTTCTTCTCGCGAAGTTTCGCAATTCTGGATGTCACGGGCGTGGAAAGAGACTCGGCAGGCCCCAGGTCGCTGGCTGCAGCTGATGGTCGCGAAAACGTTCATGGTTTTCAATCGATATGAAGTTCCCGATGTCGAAAGCATGTACGTTTACCGGGAATTCTCCTTTGCGTTGCAACTCAGCCGAATTTGGCACTTTGGCATCCTGTGCCCGTTGGGAATTTGGGGATTGTTGGTCACTCGGGGTGACTGGCGACGACTTTGGCTGCATTACCTGTTGCTGCTATCGATGGTCGCCGCGGTGGTGCTGTTCTTCATTCTTGGGCGATACCGCAACCCCGTCGCGATTCTGTTCGTTCCATTCGCGGCGGCGGGTGCCGTCGACCTGTACCAGCGTTTTCGCGAACAACATTGGCGATCGCTCGGTGCCGCGGGCTTGGTTTTGGCTCTCTCAGCCGCGCTCTGCAACATCACCGTCTATGACGAGCGATCGCTCCAAGCCAGCTGCTACATGAACATGGGTATCGCAGCCAGCAAGGCGGGCGACCTTCCGGCGGGGATCCGTTTGCTGAAGAAGGCGATTGCCGAATTCCCGGAAATGGCGGAGGGATACGTCAATCTTGGCAGAGCCTACATGATGAGCCAGCAGCCTGGGCGAGCCGCTCAATGCTTCCAGAACGCTCTGATTCTTGATCCAAGGCTGGTGGGAGTGCACCTGCAATTGGGTGAAGCGTTCGAAATGTCCGGAATGCGACAGCAAGCGATCGAGCAATATCAGCGGGCATTGGCCCTCGATCCGACGGACTTCCGAGCCTCGGAAGCCCTCAACCGGCCCCGCTGA
- a CDS encoding DUF1559 domain-containing protein, producing MQRTHRSRSGFTLVELLVVIAIIGVLVGLLLPAVQAAREAARRMSCSNNFKQLGLAIHNYHSAFNQIPTNGTGTKQEISMTDGTNQSNRLFLSWLVPVLPYIEQQGLWEQISNPSTEVTRGQALPGSVNGAWPAMGPCPWQTTYVPWVTQIPAYRCPSDAGSAQGPGQLARSNYACSVGDAVDRGHNGGVNDFGYFGNQNNRDEDWAVTRARAGQRGFFWNRNKIQFRDVLDGLSNTIAAGEVVTSGGKREINADFVRNITTMLNPNETVLIPARCKEGAHIDPTRPQFYAPSANVSGSLSQAKHARWADARPYYTAFHTILAPNDANCVHDGGDGNHSGVISTAGSRHAGGAHVLMGDGAVKFITESIDTGNLESSTVGRDGPALPPGSQSPYGVWGALGTRDVKEVVDYEL from the coding sequence ATGCAAAGAACTCATCGCTCGCGATCAGGTTTCACCTTGGTGGAACTGTTGGTCGTCATCGCCATCATTGGCGTCCTCGTCGGCCTCCTTTTGCCAGCTGTTCAAGCAGCTCGAGAGGCAGCACGACGCATGTCGTGCAGCAACAATTTCAAGCAGCTTGGGCTTGCGATTCACAACTACCACAGTGCTTTCAACCAAATTCCAACGAACGGAACCGGTACAAAGCAAGAAATTAGCATGACCGACGGTACCAACCAAAGTAACCGTCTGTTCTTGAGCTGGTTGGTTCCGGTCCTGCCATACATCGAGCAGCAAGGACTTTGGGAGCAAATCTCAAACCCAAGCACAGAAGTCACACGCGGGCAAGCCTTGCCTGGCAGTGTGAATGGCGCTTGGCCTGCAATGGGACCTTGCCCTTGGCAAACGACCTATGTTCCTTGGGTCACTCAAATCCCCGCCTATCGCTGCCCCAGCGATGCTGGATCGGCTCAAGGCCCTGGTCAACTCGCACGTTCGAACTACGCATGTTCGGTCGGCGATGCGGTTGACCGAGGTCACAATGGCGGTGTGAATGACTTCGGTTACTTCGGAAACCAAAACAACCGAGACGAAGATTGGGCCGTGACTCGTGCACGTGCCGGACAACGTGGTTTCTTCTGGAACCGTAACAAGATCCAGTTCCGCGACGTTCTCGACGGTCTGTCAAACACGATCGCTGCGGGCGAAGTTGTCACTTCGGGCGGCAAGCGAGAAATCAATGCTGACTTTGTTCGGAACATCACCACGATGTTGAATCCAAACGAGACCGTTTTGATTCCCGCACGCTGCAAAGAAGGGGCGCACATCGATCCGACGCGTCCCCAGTTCTACGCCCCAAGTGCAAATGTCAGCGGAAGTTTGTCTCAAGCCAAGCACGCACGCTGGGCGGACGCGCGACCCTATTACACCGCCTTCCACACAATCCTGGCGCCAAACGACGCCAACTGCGTGCACGACGGTGGCGATGGTAACCACTCAGGCGTGATCTCAACTGCGGGCAGTCGTCACGCAGGCGGTGCTCACGTGTTGATGGGTGACGGTGCCGTGAAGTTCATCACGGAAAGCATCGACACAGGCAACCTCGAGTCAAGCACAGTCGGTCGAGATGGACCAGCCTTGCCGCCAGGATCACAGAGTCCATACGGAGTCTGGGGTGCACTCGGAACACGTGACGTCAAAGAAGTCGTTGACTACGAACTCTAA
- a CDS encoding glycoside hydrolase family 10: MGQMHFDVPDAANEFFESTRWEDAYLCGIEGVPWQSRNVYSNGRFTLTRGVDTSAKLFLTCPIPSIGFRQLSTCSLRCLDSAHRLFVELARGSCYRVRVQADVWQRGGLVLSDRFDDFLTRGTKRFLDAAQCAPDDPSCVDAAFEAIESLELASNELGELFSTQSVAYRRSRENRLSTMLAVGVLPPLPATEVTADMQSGRASGSIDEQTTITRAFNAAAVRISWGEIETDSGRPNYEPVDEALTACAQMGLRVIGGPVIDYRKGLLPDWLTLLEDDFDKLMSTMTSFVEKTVEQFRGRVNLWNAASGLNVAGPLGFDDEQVMRFSIGILQTIRRCDPNTPVLMSLDQPCGEYLARDEQGISPLHFADALLRSGLGLAGIGLNFRFGFEDGDTHPRSAVEFGQIIDRWATLNAPLMIQLSVAGAPGKDAFARLPVQTRPLSPEINGETDAWAKAQFEFVQPLIQTLLSKQIVHAVVWDGWSDQHPHLTPHAGVIDAKGRPRPMLAYLTKIREEMLM; encoded by the coding sequence ATGGGGCAGATGCATTTTGATGTCCCTGACGCAGCGAACGAGTTCTTTGAATCGACTCGTTGGGAGGACGCGTATCTGTGCGGCATCGAAGGCGTGCCGTGGCAGTCTCGCAATGTCTATTCGAACGGACGTTTCACGCTGACTCGCGGCGTCGACACCTCGGCCAAATTGTTCCTGACCTGTCCGATTCCCTCGATCGGGTTTCGCCAACTCAGCACATGCAGCTTGCGATGCCTGGACAGTGCCCATCGGCTGTTCGTCGAATTGGCTCGGGGAAGTTGCTACCGCGTTCGTGTCCAAGCCGACGTGTGGCAACGTGGCGGGTTGGTTCTCAGCGATCGCTTTGACGACTTTCTGACACGCGGCACGAAACGTTTTCTGGACGCCGCCCAGTGTGCCCCCGACGATCCATCGTGCGTGGATGCCGCCTTCGAAGCCATTGAATCGCTCGAGCTGGCATCGAATGAACTTGGCGAGTTGTTCTCGACTCAATCCGTCGCCTATCGCCGCAGTCGTGAAAATCGGTTGAGCACGATGTTGGCGGTCGGAGTCTTGCCGCCGCTGCCCGCCACCGAAGTCACTGCTGACATGCAGTCCGGTCGGGCCAGCGGTTCCATCGACGAGCAAACGACAATCACGCGAGCCTTCAATGCCGCCGCCGTTCGCATCAGTTGGGGCGAGATTGAAACCGACAGCGGACGCCCCAATTACGAACCAGTGGACGAAGCGTTGACCGCATGCGCTCAAATGGGATTGCGTGTGATCGGCGGTCCGGTGATCGATTATCGCAAAGGCTTGTTGCCAGATTGGTTGACGTTGCTAGAGGACGACTTCGACAAGTTGATGTCGACGATGACCAGCTTCGTTGAAAAAACGGTCGAGCAATTTCGCGGACGCGTGAATCTTTGGAACGCAGCGTCAGGTTTGAACGTTGCCGGTCCACTGGGTTTTGATGACGAACAAGTCATGCGGTTCTCGATTGGAATCCTGCAGACGATTCGCCGTTGCGATCCCAACACACCCGTTTTGATGTCGCTTGACCAGCCCTGCGGCGAATACCTGGCTCGCGACGAACAAGGCATCAGCCCGTTGCACTTTGCCGACGCCCTGCTGCGAAGCGGTTTGGGGCTGGCCGGAATCGGATTGAACTTCCGATTTGGTTTTGAAGATGGGGACACTCACCCGCGATCGGCCGTCGAGTTTGGTCAGATCATTGACCGGTGGGCAACACTCAACGCACCGTTGATGATTCAACTGTCGGTGGCAGGTGCTCCCGGCAAAGACGCATTCGCTCGGTTGCCGGTTCAAACTCGGCCGCTTTCACCCGAGATCAATGGTGAGACCGATGCGTGGGCCAAGGCACAATTCGAATTTGTTCAACCGCTCATCCAAACGTTGCTATCCAAGCAAATCGTTCACGCGGTGGTGTGGGATGGATGGTCGGACCAGCATCCTCACCTGACACCGCACGCCGGCGTGATCGATGCCAAAGGCCGCCCGCGACCGATGCTGGCCTACCTCACCAAAATTCGCGAAGAGATGTTGATGTGA
- a CDS encoding DEAD/DEAH box helicase — protein sequence MDWIAEDQLGSLGLLMGEAVERLVDSHDQGFDSRAAMLTVKTPTLTQGDNGVRFDFQVVGNREKQQTVALEIVPQVDEDDPGGVGELTSECQCGCVAFLRDQSCPHTLAAAWWLQEQIARRNGNGQLIEFLGGLKADAVAAGKQFVDELLRRAKNSRPAPAEDAEPTRLQWRVRVNMASQTAPLTITPFEQKQRKGGKGWTKGREVRSFDLLDQNLLTDPLDSKIASLTSVPTHGVHDDNYAIFEALRMLAGHENVAWDDQNALPVEVFCSQLLLTLQPVEVEQSNKPKKSKSQTDGKTSEKKASTKTARKSSGKRSGKSADELLGNVTATMTMPESELDSISVSSTDDLIPDELIPDDEKVEVQFQPRLSVDGIDIDVQKCETVVGGLSPVEPAIILADADEDRIVLCTLADPAAIGIIQFLLRGDYRDTLLDHATASRLALAAGTIDSLIRVELPPQLAGPIVPAPCELVLQMRPRPGAGLKVSLRVYESRLRDSLVPGDAPELVPCLAETGPIRLQRDLKAELESSEKIVQQFGLNRLSHESTMEWVALTDHAALDLLGRLHDAGDDAPRIVWPEGETFRVRGEITPKSLRIKIDDSPDWFGMTGTVTVDGVDVPLQDLLMAVREDRQLVRVGDRRFAKISEAFRKRLTQLGDTLVSEKGQLRLAGAAVPLARDVLGDDVTLETTAAWHQAIERLDSLQDWSPDRPEGLDANLRDYQLDGYRWLARLSRWGVGGVLADDMGLGKTVQTLGILVERGPTGPALVVAPTSVGENWVREAEKFTPALTGKLYRDCDRDEVIKTAGPNDLLIVSYQLLQRDAKRFASRAWHTLVLDEAQFIKNSQTKTSQAIRTIQADWRLGLSGTPLENHLGELWSLFRTLSPGLLGSWQRFRSRFAEPIERHSDADRRESLARLVRPFVLRRTKDKVLKELPPRTEITLRAELSAPERKLYEDARLAALAELTAGGGAPSHEGRRRIQTLSWLTRLRQLSCHPSLVEPSWKGTSSKLQLFLSLVEELREGDHRALVFSQFVKHLSVVRTALDELGVSYQYLDGATPSHERQRRVDAFQNGEGDLFLISLKAGGTGLNLTAADYVLHLDPWWNPAVEDQATDRAHRIGQERAVTVYRLVAERTIEEQILQLHADKRELVAGILDGTDAAAKLQTQDLIDLIKAEMG from the coding sequence ATGGACTGGATCGCGGAAGACCAACTCGGATCGCTTGGATTGCTGATGGGCGAGGCGGTGGAGCGTCTCGTTGATTCGCACGACCAGGGTTTCGATTCCCGCGCAGCGATGCTGACGGTGAAGACGCCAACCCTGACTCAAGGCGACAACGGCGTTCGTTTTGATTTCCAGGTTGTGGGCAACCGAGAGAAACAGCAAACCGTCGCTCTGGAAATTGTTCCTCAAGTCGACGAGGACGATCCGGGCGGCGTTGGCGAACTGACCAGCGAGTGCCAGTGCGGATGCGTCGCGTTCCTGCGTGACCAATCTTGCCCGCACACCTTGGCCGCCGCGTGGTGGTTGCAAGAACAGATCGCTCGGCGAAACGGCAACGGACAACTGATCGAATTCCTGGGCGGATTGAAAGCGGACGCGGTCGCAGCCGGCAAACAGTTTGTCGATGAACTGTTGCGACGAGCCAAGAATTCGCGACCGGCTCCGGCCGAAGATGCCGAGCCCACACGATTGCAGTGGCGAGTTCGCGTGAACATGGCGTCGCAAACGGCTCCGCTGACAATCACTCCCTTTGAACAAAAGCAACGCAAAGGCGGCAAGGGCTGGACCAAGGGACGTGAGGTTCGCAGCTTTGACTTGTTGGACCAAAACTTGTTGACCGATCCGCTGGACAGCAAGATCGCTTCGCTGACTTCGGTTCCAACGCACGGCGTTCACGATGACAACTACGCCATCTTCGAAGCGCTGCGAATGCTCGCCGGTCACGAGAACGTGGCTTGGGACGATCAGAACGCACTGCCCGTCGAAGTCTTCTGCAGTCAATTGTTGTTGACGCTGCAGCCGGTCGAAGTTGAACAATCGAACAAGCCGAAGAAGTCAAAGAGCCAAACCGACGGCAAGACATCAGAGAAGAAAGCCTCCACCAAAACCGCTCGCAAATCATCGGGCAAACGCTCCGGCAAATCTGCCGACGAGTTGTTGGGCAACGTCACCGCAACGATGACCATGCCGGAATCGGAATTGGATTCGATCAGCGTTTCATCCACGGATGATTTGATCCCAGACGAACTGATTCCGGACGACGAAAAGGTCGAGGTCCAGTTTCAACCAAGACTGTCGGTCGACGGCATCGACATCGACGTGCAAAAGTGCGAGACAGTGGTCGGTGGATTGAGTCCCGTCGAACCAGCAATCATCTTGGCCGACGCGGATGAAGATCGCATCGTTCTGTGCACGCTAGCGGATCCCGCCGCGATAGGAATCATCCAGTTCTTGCTTCGAGGCGACTACCGCGACACGTTGCTCGATCACGCGACAGCGTCACGATTGGCATTGGCCGCCGGAACGATCGATTCATTGATTCGCGTGGAACTGCCGCCTCAATTGGCGGGACCCATTGTCCCGGCTCCGTGTGAGTTGGTGTTGCAAATGCGTCCGCGTCCCGGTGCGGGATTGAAAGTATCACTGCGGGTCTATGAATCCCGCTTGCGTGATTCGTTGGTTCCCGGGGATGCTCCCGAGTTGGTGCCTTGCTTGGCCGAAACCGGTCCGATCCGCTTGCAACGTGATCTGAAAGCTGAATTGGAATCCTCCGAAAAGATTGTGCAGCAGTTTGGGCTGAACCGACTGTCTCACGAAAGCACGATGGAGTGGGTCGCACTGACCGACCATGCTGCTCTTGATCTGCTCGGCCGTTTGCACGACGCGGGCGATGACGCGCCTCGAATTGTTTGGCCGGAAGGCGAAACGTTCCGCGTTCGTGGCGAGATCACACCGAAGTCATTGCGAATCAAAATCGATGATTCACCCGATTGGTTCGGCATGACGGGAACGGTAACCGTCGATGGTGTCGATGTGCCTTTGCAAGATCTCTTGATGGCGGTCCGCGAAGATCGACAACTCGTTCGCGTTGGTGATCGCCGGTTCGCCAAGATCAGCGAAGCGTTCCGCAAACGTCTGACTCAGTTGGGCGACACGCTGGTCAGCGAAAAAGGTCAACTGCGTTTGGCTGGCGCCGCCGTTCCGCTCGCACGCGACGTGCTGGGCGATGACGTGACACTCGAAACCACCGCGGCTTGGCATCAAGCAATCGAGCGTCTGGATTCGCTGCAAGATTGGTCACCGGATCGTCCCGAAGGCCTGGACGCGAATCTGCGTGACTATCAGCTGGACGGTTACCGTTGGCTGGCTCGTCTGAGTCGCTGGGGAGTCGGCGGCGTCCTGGCCGATGACATGGGTCTCGGTAAAACAGTGCAAACGCTTGGCATTCTGGTCGAACGTGGCCCAACGGGTCCCGCGTTGGTCGTGGCACCAACCAGTGTCGGTGAAAACTGGGTCCGGGAAGCGGAGAAATTCACGCCCGCTCTGACCGGCAAACTGTACCGCGATTGCGATCGAGACGAAGTCATCAAAACCGCGGGTCCCAATGACTTGTTGATCGTCAGCTACCAATTGTTGCAACGCGACGCGAAACGATTCGCTTCGCGAGCTTGGCACACGCTGGTCCTCGATGAAGCTCAATTCATCAAGAACTCGCAAACGAAAACTTCGCAAGCAATTCGAACGATTCAGGCCGATTGGCGGCTCGGGCTTTCCGGTACGCCACTGGAAAACCACTTAGGTGAATTGTGGAGTCTGTTCCGCACGCTGAGCCCGGGCTTGCTGGGTTCATGGCAACGATTCCGCAGCCGGTTCGCGGAGCCGATCGAACGACACAGCGACGCAGATCGTCGTGAGTCACTCGCTCGCTTGGTCCGTCCGTTTGTGCTGCGTCGAACCAAAGACAAGGTGTTGAAGGAATTGCCGCCTCGCACCGAAATCACGCTTCGCGCGGAATTGTCGGCTCCCGAACGCAAGCTGTACGAAGACGCCCGATTGGCTGCCTTGGCGGAACTCACCGCCGGCGGTGGTGCTCCATCGCACGAAGGCCGACGTCGCATCCAAACGCTGTCGTGGCTGACCCGACTGCGTCAGCTATCGTGTCACCCGTCGCTCGTCGAACCCAGCTGGAAGGGCACTTCGTCCAAACTGCAACTGTTCTTGTCGCTGGTCGAAGAACTTCGCGAAGGCGATCACCGGGCGCTCGTGTTCAGCCAGTTCGTCAAACACCTCAGTGTGGTGCGCACGGCGCTCGACGAACTCGGTGTTTCCTACCAGTATCTCGATGGTGCGACACCGTCTCATGAACGGCAACGCCGCGTCGACGCGTTCCAAAACGGCGAAGGCGACTTGTTCCTGATCTCACTGAAAGCAGGTGGAACGGGATTGAACCTAACGGCTGCGGATTACGTGCTGCACTTGGATCCATGGTGGAACCCAGCCGTGGAAGACCAGGCGACCGACCGTGCACACCGCATCGGTCAAGAACGCGCCGTCACGGTTTATCGACTGGTCGCTGAGCGAACGATCGAGGAGCAGATCCTTCAGCTGCACGCCGACAAACGCGAACTCGTCGCCGGCATCCTCGACGGAACCGACGCCGCCGCAAAGCTGCAAACCCAAGACCTGATCGACCTGATCAAAGCCGAAATGGGTTGA